A genome region from Pseudomonas sp. S06B 330 includes the following:
- a CDS encoding class I SAM-dependent methyltransferase has translation MRSPIKLEFSEKYDQQHAQEYFLKHQDGLARRLSHQRDEQMARRALALAGEPGLVLDLPCGAGRFWPMLAEKPNRVIIGADNSEAMLETATKSQPAHIVERVRTLQTSAFAIDLPDNAVDSIFCMRLMHHIGDAAHRKTILSEFQRVTRDSVILSLWVDGNFKAWRRQKLEKRRYAETGKPSYQNRFVLPVATVEQEFQDAGFRIQERLDFLPFYAMWRVYVLRKG, from the coding sequence ATGCGTAGCCCCATCAAACTCGAGTTTTCCGAAAAGTACGATCAGCAACATGCTCAGGAGTACTTTCTCAAGCATCAGGACGGCCTGGCTCGGCGCCTGTCGCACCAACGTGATGAGCAAATGGCCCGCCGTGCGCTGGCCTTGGCCGGAGAACCGGGTCTGGTCCTCGATCTGCCGTGTGGCGCCGGTCGCTTCTGGCCAATGCTGGCGGAAAAACCCAACCGTGTGATCATTGGTGCAGATAACTCCGAGGCTATGCTGGAAACCGCTACCAAATCGCAGCCGGCGCATATCGTCGAGCGGGTACGGACCTTGCAAACCTCAGCATTCGCAATCGACCTGCCAGACAACGCGGTCGACAGCATCTTCTGCATGCGCCTGATGCACCATATTGGCGACGCCGCTCACCGCAAAACAATTCTCTCGGAGTTTCAACGCGTTACCCGTGACAGCGTGATCTTGTCGTTGTGGGTCGATGGCAACTTCAAAGCCTGGCGTCGGCAAAAACTGGAAAAACGTCGTTACGCCGAGACCGGCAAACCCAGCTATCAGAATCGTTTCGTGTTACCGGTTGCCACGGTTGAGCAGGAATTTCAGGACGCCGGTTTCCGCATTCAGGAACGATTAGACTTTTTGCCGTTCTATGCCATGTGGCGAGTATACGTATTACGCAAGGGGTAA